In one window of Acidimicrobiales bacterium DNA:
- a CDS encoding Fic family protein yields the protein MIRPSLELAIAINRLARQDDEWFDEPDDLDRLRRALDAIDDVDDPITAAAVVAYRVARAQAFGEANKRTAFLLAKWTLDRNGQDGATVLPPDDLDFASLLVKVAAGLDVEHQMVELLRSRRH from the coding sequence TTGATACGACCGAGCCTGGAGTTGGCTATCGCGATCAATCGTCTGGCCCGGCAGGACGATGAATGGTTTGACGAGCCCGACGACCTCGACCGGCTGCGACGAGCGCTCGATGCCATCGATGACGTCGACGACCCGATCACGGCCGCGGCGGTGGTCGCCTATCGGGTCGCGCGGGCGCAAGCGTTCGGCGAAGCCAATAAGAGGACGGCCTTCTTGCTGGCCAAGTGGACCCTCGACCGCAATGGCCAGGACGGTGCCACCGTGCTCCCACCCGATGATCTCGACTTCGCGTCGCTACTGGTAAAAGTGGCCGCCGGACTCGACGTCGAACACCAAATGGTCGAACTCCTGCGCAGCCGCCGACACTGA
- a CDS encoding phosphotransferase, with translation MLRRRWDGGIQIFMAWVVPRVGVDNESMEERPTSCRRTSQRAAMSAMPPDLTLAWLLGALDVAEVVNIEPMRGSSTSELHRVTVRSAGDAQMRVVVRRYVLADVLAESLDIVSHEVKALRLAASAAVPTPTVLAADAPGEQADVPTVIMSWLEGRPRWESKDRRRFLIDLVDAMIAVSAVKVPSDVSVRPISGYTQNSYDPPRWATRPVVWRRAVEIFHGPTPITDLCFVHRDFHPGNVLWNRSQLTGLVDWQSACIGPSSIEPGHCRLNMLYYDPDMAEELRTIWEQRAQRIYDPWADVIAIVGMLDPMRKPKNPSKSRMAIEDTLARAVADLSG, from the coding sequence ATGCTGCGTAGAAGGTGGGACGGTGGGATACAGATCTTTATGGCGTGGGTGGTGCCTCGTGTCGGTGTAGACAATGAGTCGATGGAGGAACGACCGACGAGTTGCCGGCGGACGAGCCAGCGGGCGGCGATGAGCGCGATGCCACCGGACCTGACCCTGGCATGGCTGCTCGGTGCACTCGATGTAGCTGAAGTGGTCAACATCGAGCCAATGCGGGGGAGTTCGACCTCGGAGTTGCATCGAGTAACTGTCCGCTCAGCCGGAGACGCCCAGATGCGAGTGGTCGTACGCCGGTACGTCTTGGCGGACGTTCTCGCGGAGAGTCTGGATATTGTCTCTCACGAGGTCAAGGCTTTGCGTCTGGCCGCTTCGGCAGCTGTTCCGACTCCGACGGTTCTCGCCGCAGACGCTCCTGGGGAACAGGCTGACGTTCCAACGGTGATCATGTCTTGGCTTGAAGGACGTCCCCGCTGGGAGTCCAAGGACCGCCGGCGGTTCCTGATCGACCTAGTCGACGCCATGATCGCAGTGTCAGCCGTCAAGGTCCCGTCCGACGTCTCGGTACGGCCGATCAGCGGGTACACCCAAAACAGCTACGACCCGCCCAGGTGGGCGACACGGCCAGTGGTCTGGCGGCGTGCTGTGGAGATCTTCCATGGACCGACCCCGATCACAGACTTGTGCTTCGTACACCGCGACTTCCATCCGGGAAATGTTCTTTGGAACAGGTCGCAACTCACTGGCTTGGTCGACTGGCAATCGGCCTGCATTGGACCATCATCGATCGAACCCGGCCACTGCCGGCTCAACATGCTTTACTACGACCCCGACATGGCTGAGGAGCTACGGACTATTTGGGAACAACGCGCGCAGCGGATCTACGACCCCTGGGCTGATGTCATAGCCATCGTCGGAATGCTCGACCCAATGCGAAAACCCAAGAACCCGTCCAAGTCCAGAATGGCCA